In Streptomyces chartreusis NRRL 3882, the following are encoded in one genomic region:
- a CDS encoding HAMP domain-containing sensor histidine kinase: protein MSLFWRIFALNAVVLGAATALLLWAPVTVSVPVLLTEAIILVGGLVVMLVANAALLRLGLAPLGRLTKLMTTVDLLRPGQRLPASGGGEITEVIRTFNAMLERLEHERATSSARALLAQEAERRRIAQELHDEVGQSMTAILLELKRASDEAPPPLREQLHEVQEITRESLDEVRRLARRLRPGVLDDLGLVSALISLTEDFATHTGLQVTRRLDADLPVLEPETELVLYRVAQESMTNVARHADATQVTVALRHTDDRVVLAVTDDGCGVEAPREGAGIRGMRERALLIGGSLEITTAPDSGTRVQLTAPVSRKQP, encoded by the coding sequence GTGTCGTTGTTCTGGCGGATCTTCGCCCTCAACGCCGTGGTGCTGGGCGCGGCCACGGCCCTGCTGCTGTGGGCCCCGGTGACCGTCTCCGTGCCCGTTCTGCTGACCGAGGCGATCATCCTCGTCGGGGGCTTGGTCGTCATGCTGGTCGCCAACGCCGCGCTGCTCCGGCTCGGCCTGGCCCCGCTGGGCCGGCTCACGAAGCTGATGACCACCGTGGACCTGCTGCGTCCCGGCCAGCGCCTGCCCGCTTCCGGCGGCGGCGAGATCACCGAGGTGATCCGTACGTTCAACGCCATGCTGGAGCGGCTGGAACACGAGAGGGCCACCAGCAGTGCCCGGGCCCTGCTGGCCCAGGAGGCCGAACGGCGCCGCATCGCGCAGGAGCTCCACGACGAGGTCGGCCAGAGCATGACCGCGATCCTGCTGGAGCTCAAGCGCGCCTCGGACGAGGCACCGCCGCCGCTGCGCGAGCAGTTGCACGAGGTGCAGGAGATCACCCGGGAGAGCCTGGACGAGGTCCGCCGCCTGGCCCGCAGGCTCCGGCCCGGAGTGCTGGACGACCTGGGGCTGGTCAGCGCGCTGATCTCGCTCACCGAGGACTTCGCCACCCACACGGGGTTGCAGGTCACCCGCCGACTCGACGCCGACCTGCCGGTCCTGGAACCGGAGACGGAACTGGTCCTGTACCGCGTCGCCCAGGAGTCGATGACCAACGTCGCCCGGCACGCGGACGCCACACAGGTCACCGTCGCCCTGCGGCACACCGACGACCGCGTGGTGCTGGCCGTCACCGACGACGGCTGCGGCGTCGAGGCCCCCAGAGAAGGCGCCGGCATCCGCGGCATGCGCGAGCGGGCCCTGCTCATCGGCGGCAGCCTCGAGATCACCACGGCACCCGACTCCGGCACCCGGGTCCAGCTCACCGCGCCCGTATCCAGGAAGCAGCCCTGA
- a CDS encoding TraR/DksA C4-type zinc finger protein, producing MSLDVSRAEPHLHDARQRLEHARASRLAQLQALDETVPSTDDDHLLAVQKTAMERVLKEIEEAFARIEDGTYGTCLGCAKPVPAERLEILPYTRYCVACQRRAA from the coding sequence ATGTCGCTCGATGTCTCCCGGGCCGAGCCCCACCTTCACGACGCCCGTCAGCGCCTGGAGCACGCCCGCGCCTCACGGCTGGCGCAGTTGCAGGCCCTCGACGAGACCGTGCCCAGCACGGACGACGACCACCTGCTGGCCGTCCAGAAGACCGCGATGGAGCGGGTCCTCAAAGAGATCGAGGAAGCCTTCGCCCGCATCGAGGACGGCACCTACGGAACCTGCCTGGGCTGTGCCAAACCCGTCCCCGCGGAACGCCTGGAGATCCTCCCCTACACCCGCTACTGCGTCGCCTGCCAGCGCCGCGCCGCCTGA
- a CDS encoding TraR/DksA family transcriptional regulator: protein MVTHQTIGESTTHLSAEDLAALRENLHEQRSFRQEQLRQLAGPATSRAEDRLQRQAAAQVEVRIKLAASARMVLADVEAALTRMNEGSYGTCHLCRRPIDRQRLMIVPQARYCSRCQQVKEAIP from the coding sequence GTGGTGACCCACCAGACCATCGGCGAGAGCACGACCCACCTGTCGGCCGAAGACCTCGCCGCGCTGCGCGAAAACCTGCACGAGCAGCGCTCGTTCCGCCAAGAGCAACTGCGTCAGCTCGCCGGACCCGCCACGTCCCGTGCCGAGGACCGGCTCCAGCGGCAGGCCGCCGCGCAGGTGGAGGTCCGCATCAAGCTCGCGGCGTCCGCCCGTATGGTCCTCGCCGACGTCGAGGCGGCCCTCACCCGCATGAACGAGGGCTCCTACGGCACCTGCCACCTGTGCCGGCGCCCGATCGACCGGCAGCGGCTGATGATCGTGCCGCAGGCCCGCTACTGCTCCCGCTGCCAGCAGGTCAAGGAGGCGATCCCATGA
- a CDS encoding rod shape-determining protein, producing MTGAHHLPDAARHRPWPLCRRCCGIALDMGSARTRAWIDGRGVVVDVPTVTFPGTGAVYPIQRGAIIDTPGCARMLQRLLGHRLPRLPRPMVIVTAPVLDGVSYRSRARAAVDVLRPRSVLTVPSARGIALAAGADLSRPLMVVDIGAHLTEVVLLCDGAVTDARRTALGTSDLGESTTPEQISEAVARMLTAMLRQDHTSLTVDAVQRGILLAGGGALRPEITHHLTGRLHAPLRVVPAPHTAAVRGAAKLLRAAHSHPSTSGPPAAQSY from the coding sequence ATGACCGGCGCCCACCACCTGCCCGACGCTGCCCGGCACCGGCCCTGGCCGCTGTGCCGGCGCTGCTGCGGCATCGCCCTGGACATGGGCAGCGCCCGCACCCGGGCCTGGATCGACGGCAGAGGCGTGGTCGTCGACGTGCCCACCGTGACCTTCCCCGGTACCGGCGCGGTGTATCCCATCCAGCGCGGCGCCATCATCGACACCCCGGGATGCGCCCGGATGCTGCAACGCCTGCTCGGCCACCGCCTGCCCCGCCTGCCGCGCCCCATGGTCATCGTCACCGCTCCCGTCCTGGACGGCGTCTCGTACCGCAGCCGGGCGCGCGCAGCCGTCGACGTGCTGCGGCCGCGCAGCGTCCTGACCGTGCCCAGCGCCCGGGGTATCGCCCTGGCCGCCGGCGCGGACCTGTCCCGACCGCTGATGGTGGTGGACATCGGCGCCCACCTCACCGAGGTGGTGCTGCTGTGCGACGGTGCCGTCACCGACGCACGCCGCACCGCCCTGGGCACCAGCGACCTGGGCGAGTCGACCACGCCGGAGCAGATCTCCGAGGCGGTGGCGCGGATGCTGACCGCGATGCTCCGCCAGGACCACACGTCGCTGACCGTCGACGCCGTGCAGCGCGGCATCCTCCTGGCGGGCGGGGGTGCCCTGCGTCCGGAGATCACGCATCACCTCACCGGCCGGCTGCACGCGCCGCTGCGTGTGGTCCCGGCCCCGCACACCGCGGCCGTCCGCGGCGCGGCCAAGCTCCTGCGAGCCGCCCACTCCCACCCCTCCACCTCGGGCCCGCCCGCCGCGCAGTCCTACTAG
- a CDS encoding TetR/AcrR family transcriptional regulator, with product MPKRVDHAERRTEIAEALVRVAGRRGLHAVGMRDVAAEAGVSLRLVQYYFQTKEKLLLFGLEHLAERFGERVSARVRAAGERPGPRAMVEALLMAALPTDDESRTFHHLYTSYAVLSVNDPALAAQPFIRNPDAAEDALTELLRQAQEEALLEPGVDARLEAAGLLAMSAGLGTGILVGQRSPESATAVLEHHLDRIFRTDDAAG from the coding sequence ATGCCCAAGCGCGTGGACCACGCAGAACGGCGCACCGAGATCGCCGAGGCGCTCGTCCGGGTCGCCGGACGGCGCGGGCTGCATGCCGTGGGGATGCGCGATGTGGCGGCGGAGGCGGGCGTATCGCTGCGGCTCGTGCAGTACTACTTCCAGACCAAGGAGAAGCTGCTGCTCTTCGGTCTCGAGCATCTGGCGGAGAGATTCGGGGAGCGGGTCTCCGCCCGGGTGCGGGCCGCCGGGGAACGCCCTGGTCCGCGCGCGATGGTCGAGGCGCTGCTGATGGCCGCGCTGCCGACGGACGACGAGAGCCGCACCTTCCACCACCTCTACACGTCGTACGCCGTGCTGTCCGTGAACGACCCGGCGCTCGCGGCCCAGCCCTTCATCAGGAACCCTGATGCCGCCGAAGACGCCCTGACCGAACTCCTCCGGCAGGCCCAGGAGGAAGCTCTCCTCGAGCCCGGTGTGGACGCGCGGTTGGAGGCGGCCGGCCTGCTCGCCATGTCCGCGGGACTCGGCACCGGCATCCTGGTCGGCCAACGCAGCCCGGAGTCCGCCACGGCAGTCCTGGAGCACCATCTGGACCGGATCTTCCGCACCGACGACGCGGCTGGTTGA
- a CDS encoding alpha/beta fold hydrolase, producing the protein MPETAARTQADVGRYVSDAWRERYFAACDAVYALGAAALAEEDVETSFATTHVYRYGPASEAARNRTPVVLVHGAGSCSAMWYPNTPALSADRPVYAIDTPGDPGRSVQREPIHDPEHAAQWLDETLAGLGLDRVHLVGTSYGGWLALNQAHRRPGRLASVTLLDPGGLEKVGLRFFVWIFAGFFATFAPKAFRPRLAAWLEQPVLVMPELRTMIRTAVRAYRIRRPAPLPLSEEELSTIRTPLYVVLGKRSLLVHPQRQVERVPRLIPGARAEIISDTGHGPQIDHSEEINRRMLNFMASAD; encoded by the coding sequence ATGCCCGAGACCGCTGCCCGCACCCAGGCCGATGTCGGCCGCTACGTCAGCGATGCCTGGCGCGAGCGCTACTTCGCGGCCTGCGATGCGGTCTACGCACTGGGAGCGGCCGCGCTCGCGGAAGAGGACGTGGAGACGTCCTTCGCCACGACCCACGTCTACCGCTACGGCCCCGCGAGCGAGGCGGCCCGGAACCGCACCCCGGTCGTCCTCGTACACGGTGCGGGCTCCTGCTCCGCCATGTGGTACCCGAACACCCCCGCCCTCAGCGCCGACCGCCCGGTCTACGCGATCGACACCCCGGGGGACCCCGGCCGCAGCGTGCAGCGCGAGCCGATCCACGACCCCGAGCACGCCGCACAGTGGCTGGACGAGACACTCGCCGGACTCGGCCTCGACCGCGTACACCTCGTCGGCACGTCCTACGGCGGGTGGCTCGCGCTGAACCAGGCGCATCGCAGGCCCGGCCGCCTCGCCTCGGTCACGCTGCTCGACCCCGGCGGTCTGGAGAAGGTGGGCCTGCGCTTCTTCGTCTGGATCTTCGCCGGTTTCTTCGCGACCTTCGCGCCCAAGGCGTTCCGCCCGCGGCTGGCGGCCTGGCTGGAACAGCCGGTCCTCGTCATGCCGGAGCTGCGCACGATGATCAGAACGGCCGTTCGCGCCTACCGCATACGCCGCCCGGCGCCCCTTCCCCTGTCCGAGGAGGAGCTGTCCACCATCCGGACCCCGCTCTATGTGGTGCTCGGCAAACGAAGCCTCCTCGTGCACCCGCAGCGGCAGGTGGAGCGCGTACCGCGCCTGATCCCCGGCGCGCGGGCCGAGATCATCTCCGACACGGGCCACGGGCCGCAGATCGACCACTCGGAGGAGATCAACCGCCGGATGCTGAACTTCATGGCCTCCGCCGACTGA
- a CDS encoding NADPH:quinone oxidoreductase family protein, which translates to MEIDEQRHTAEQTVRALVQQSHLGPKDLTLTTGHRRPVPRSGEYLIRVGAAGVNFADVMQTHGTYGGGPQAPYVAGFEAAGEIVGVGPDVESPLQLGTHVVGAGPGAFAQYMTMPAAGVLPVPSGWSDAEALGLVLNWATALAALKPLGEIKTGEVVLIHAAAGGVGQAAVRLARHYGARVIATASPAKHDTVKALGADEVLDSRHPDLAAEITRLTGGVDLVLESVGQATFEASLSVTKPFTGRVVVFGAASGDATLTTHDLIFTHQVQVKGLHIGALADAAPSLYRSLLVEIEALIAHGVYPPGVPHVRPLAEGPAVLQQLEAGQTHGKLALDPWR; encoded by the coding sequence ATGGAGATCGACGAGCAGCGGCACACCGCCGAGCAGACGGTACGAGCACTGGTCCAGCAGTCGCACCTGGGACCGAAGGATCTGACCCTCACGACCGGACATCGCCGCCCCGTCCCGAGGTCCGGCGAGTACCTGATCCGCGTCGGCGCCGCCGGGGTCAACTTCGCCGACGTCATGCAGACCCATGGAACTTACGGAGGAGGCCCGCAGGCGCCCTACGTGGCAGGTTTCGAAGCCGCCGGCGAGATCGTGGGTGTCGGCCCGGACGTCGAGAGTCCGCTTCAGCTCGGCACCCACGTCGTCGGAGCCGGGCCCGGCGCCTTCGCGCAGTACATGACGATGCCCGCCGCGGGTGTACTTCCCGTGCCTTCCGGCTGGAGCGACGCCGAAGCGCTCGGCCTGGTACTGAACTGGGCGACCGCTTTGGCGGCACTGAAGCCGTTGGGCGAGATCAAGACGGGTGAGGTGGTGCTCATTCACGCTGCGGCCGGGGGCGTGGGGCAGGCCGCTGTCCGTCTCGCCCGCCACTACGGTGCACGCGTGATCGCCACGGCGTCACCGGCCAAGCACGACACGGTCAAAGCGCTCGGCGCCGACGAGGTCCTGGACAGCCGGCACCCCGATCTGGCGGCGGAGATCACCCGCCTGACCGGCGGGGTCGACCTGGTCCTGGAATCGGTGGGACAGGCCACGTTCGAGGCCAGCCTGTCGGTCACCAAACCCTTCACCGGACGTGTCGTCGTGTTCGGCGCCGCCTCCGGAGACGCCACTCTGACCACGCACGACCTGATCTTCACCCATCAGGTCCAGGTCAAGGGTCTGCACATCGGTGCGCTGGCGGACGCGGCCCCGTCCCTCTACCGGTCGCTGCTCGTCGAGATCGAGGCACTCATCGCCCACGGCGTGTACCCGCCCGGCGTCCCGCACGTGCGTCCCCTGGCCGAAGGGCCGGCAGTGCTCCAGCAACTCGAAGCGGGCCAGACCCATGGCAAGCTCGCCCTCGATCCCTGGCGATAG
- a CDS encoding MerR family transcriptional regulator produces MKIGEASRVSGVSARSLRHYEDEGLIVPGRSSNGFRDYCQSTIDRVLVIRSLLESGLPVRLIREVLPRLTDEPDVGTDVVCAEFLHEVQGYRDRLAARIAVLSDQQAALDAYLQEARRADP; encoded by the coding sequence ATGAAGATCGGTGAAGCTTCCAGAGTCAGCGGCGTGAGTGCGCGGTCGTTGCGGCACTACGAGGATGAGGGCCTGATCGTCCCTGGCCGATCTAGCAATGGGTTCCGCGACTACTGCCAGTCCACGATCGACCGGGTGCTCGTCATCCGCTCGCTGCTGGAATCCGGACTGCCCGTGCGGTTGATCAGGGAAGTTCTGCCCCGCCTCACGGATGAACCCGACGTCGGTACGGATGTGGTGTGCGCGGAGTTCTTACACGAGGTGCAGGGCTATCGCGATCGACTCGCGGCACGCATCGCCGTTCTCAGCGATCAGCAGGCGGCCCTCGACGCATACCTTCAGGAGGCCCGCCGCGCTGATCCGTGA
- a CDS encoding glycoside hydrolase family 43 protein, translating to MTSRPVAPSRRTLLRALAALPASAVLLGEAPGLLGSALAAAPPNGSATRYTIVPFLNSNDGTVNVYQSDDATDFRLLRSSAYTPPAGRIRDASVIRHTDGYYYVTYTTRTWQDTSRTIGFARSSDRVNWTFLYDYTVPVTNLSRAWAPEWFVDSDGSVSIIVSCSTTNDEWIFTPYLLRATNSALTAWSPPVALAGIGANHIDTFIVKIGSTYHAFPKNETTKYIEYATASNLTGPYTIRRTGDWAGWGSYREGPALVRLDNGGWRIFFDGYGDGTYYYSDSYDTFATWSAPAALPGISGTARHFTVVKETVAGGPSLARNTTRSFRSANYSTRYWQQQSSLLNLPVVSASSTTAEKQAATFTVVAGLADASGYSFRDTAGNYLRHWDFRARFDPNDGTSTFAKDATFILRTGTASGSVRFESYNYPGYYLRHYAYQLRVERPDGTDLFRQDSSFVPVTAWA from the coding sequence GTGACCTCACGCCCCGTCGCCCCGTCCCGCCGTACGCTGCTGCGCGCCCTGGCCGCCCTGCCCGCCTCAGCGGTGCTGCTGGGCGAGGCGCCCGGACTGCTCGGCAGCGCCCTGGCCGCCGCACCGCCGAACGGTTCCGCCACCCGGTACACGATCGTGCCGTTCCTCAACAGCAACGACGGCACGGTCAACGTCTACCAGTCGGACGACGCCACCGACTTCCGGCTGCTGCGCTCCTCCGCGTACACGCCGCCGGCGGGCCGGATCCGCGACGCGAGCGTCATCAGACACACCGACGGCTACTACTACGTCACCTACACCACGCGCACCTGGCAGGACACCAGCAGGACCATCGGCTTCGCCCGCAGCTCCGACCGCGTCAACTGGACGTTCCTGTACGACTACACCGTGCCCGTCACCAACCTCTCCCGCGCCTGGGCGCCCGAGTGGTTCGTCGACAGCGACGGCAGCGTCAGCATCATCGTCTCGTGCTCCACCACGAACGACGAGTGGATCTTCACGCCGTATCTGCTACGGGCCACCAACTCCGCCCTGACCGCGTGGAGTCCACCCGTGGCGCTCGCGGGCATCGGCGCCAACCACATCGACACGTTCATCGTGAAGATCGGCTCGACGTACCACGCCTTCCCGAAGAACGAGACGACGAAGTACATCGAGTACGCCACCGCCTCGAACCTCACCGGCCCTTACACGATCCGCAGGACGGGCGACTGGGCGGGCTGGGGCAGCTACCGCGAGGGCCCGGCGCTGGTGCGGCTCGACAACGGCGGCTGGCGCATCTTCTTCGACGGCTACGGCGACGGCACGTACTACTACAGCGACAGCTACGACACGTTCGCCACCTGGTCCGCACCGGCCGCGCTCCCCGGGATCTCCGGCACGGCACGGCACTTCACGGTCGTCAAGGAGACGGTCGCCGGCGGCCCGAGCCTCGCCCGGAACACCACCCGCTCCTTCCGGTCGGCCAACTACTCGACCCGCTACTGGCAGCAGCAGTCCTCGCTCCTCAACCTGCCCGTGGTCAGCGCCTCCAGCACCACCGCCGAGAAGCAGGCCGCCACCTTCACGGTCGTCGCCGGGCTGGCCGACGCGAGCGGCTACTCCTTCCGCGACACGGCCGGCAACTACCTGCGCCACTGGGACTTCCGCGCCCGCTTCGACCCGAACGACGGCACCAGCACGTTCGCCAAGGACGCCACGTTCATCCTCCGGACCGGCACGGCATCCGGCTCCGTCCGCTTCGAGTCGTACAACTACCCCGGGTACTACCTGCGCCACTACGCTTACCAGCTCCGCGTGGAACGCCCGGACGGCACGGACCTGTTCCGCCAGGACAGTTCGTTCGTGCCGGTGACGGCTTGGGCATGA
- a CDS encoding amidase, giving the protein MTLDRAAGLVETARALAAGDVTSRALVERTLARIEATQGSINAFRIVRAEAALAEAEAADRELAAGVRKPLLGVPVAVKDDMDVAGEPTAFGCCGEFPPVAEDGEAVRRLRAAGAVIVGKTNTCEFGQWPFTEGPAFGATRNPWSTAHTPGGSSGGSAAAVAAGLVPAALGSDGAGSVRIPAAWTHLVGIKPQRGRVSTWPRGESFQGITVNGTLARTVADAALLLDAASGNHAQDPHRPPAVDASAAVGRDPGRLRIALALKPPFTAVPARLLPQVRTRVVELAERLAASGHTVEEADPPYGQIGLTFVPRATAGIAERVAEAPFPALLDRRTLGAARLGRLLGGAPLRAARRAETALHRRIGGFFTSYDVVLAPTTAAPPPRIGALLELSGFATDRAMIAACPYAWPWNVLGWPGVNVPAGFTADGLPVGAQLLGPANSEPLLVQVAAQLEAELRWHEKWPAPPVTERSAAA; this is encoded by the coding sequence ATGACGCTCGACCGTGCCGCAGGCCTGGTGGAGACCGCCCGTGCGCTGGCCGCCGGGGACGTGACGTCCCGGGCGCTTGTCGAGCGGACGCTGGCGCGGATCGAGGCGACGCAGGGCAGCATCAACGCCTTCCGGATCGTCCGGGCCGAGGCCGCGCTCGCCGAGGCCGAGGCCGCCGACCGGGAGCTCGCCGCGGGCGTGCGCAAGCCGCTGCTCGGGGTGCCCGTGGCGGTGAAGGACGACATGGACGTGGCCGGCGAGCCGACCGCCTTCGGCTGCTGCGGGGAGTTCCCGCCGGTCGCCGAGGACGGCGAGGCGGTACGGCGGCTGCGCGCGGCCGGGGCCGTGATCGTCGGCAAGACCAACACCTGTGAGTTCGGGCAGTGGCCCTTCACCGAGGGGCCGGCCTTCGGCGCGACCCGCAATCCGTGGAGCACGGCCCACACACCGGGTGGTTCCTCGGGCGGCTCGGCCGCCGCGGTCGCGGCCGGTCTGGTGCCCGCCGCGCTCGGCTCGGACGGCGCCGGTTCGGTGCGGATCCCGGCCGCGTGGACCCATCTGGTCGGCATCAAGCCGCAGCGCGGCCGAGTCTCCACCTGGCCGCGCGGCGAGTCCTTCCAGGGCATCACCGTCAACGGCACCCTCGCCCGCACGGTCGCCGACGCGGCCCTGCTGCTGGACGCGGCGAGCGGCAACCACGCGCAGGACCCGCACCGGCCCCCGGCCGTGGACGCGTCGGCGGCCGTCGGCCGCGACCCCGGGCGGCTGCGCATCGCGCTCGCCCTCAAGCCGCCGTTCACGGCCGTGCCCGCCCGGCTCCTGCCTCAGGTGCGGACCCGGGTCGTCGAACTCGCCGAGCGACTGGCGGCGTCGGGGCACACGGTCGAGGAGGCGGACCCGCCGTACGGGCAGATCGGGCTGACCTTCGTGCCGCGCGCGACGGCCGGGATCGCCGAGCGGGTGGCCGAGGCGCCCTTCCCGGCACTGCTGGACCGGCGCACCCTGGGAGCGGCCCGGCTCGGGCGGCTGCTCGGCGGGGCGCCGCTGCGGGCCGCCCGGCGGGCGGAGACCGCCCTGCACCGTCGTATCGGCGGATTCTTCACCTCGTACGACGTCGTCCTCGCGCCCACCACCGCCGCTCCCCCGCCCCGGATCGGCGCCCTGCTGGAACTCAGCGGTTTCGCCACCGACCGGGCGATGATCGCCGCCTGCCCGTACGCCTGGCCGTGGAACGTGCTGGGCTGGCCCGGCGTCAACGTGCCCGCCGGTTTCACGGCGGACGGTCTGCCCGTCGGGGCCCAGTTGCTCGGCCCGGCGAACAGCGAACCGCTCCTGGTGCAGGTGGCCGCGCAGTTGGAGGCGGAGCTGCGCTGGCACGAGAAGTGGCCGGCGCCGCCGGTCACGGAACGTTCCGCTGCCGCCTGA
- a CDS encoding type II toxin-antitoxin system PemK/MazF family toxin: protein MTAFTDEDVPGRSGPSATTQADPREVGRVRTEYSPAHDGDPDPGEIVWTWVPFEENDGRGKDRPVLVVAREPSGTFLAVQLSSKRHDGDREWVPIGSGPWDRSGRESWVDVDRVLRLHEDGMRREACALDRMRFNLVRHRLRERYGWS, encoded by the coding sequence GTGACCGCGTTTACCGATGAGGACGTCCCGGGCCGCTCCGGCCCCTCCGCCACCACCCAGGCCGATCCGCGCGAGGTGGGCCGGGTGCGCACCGAGTACTCGCCCGCGCACGACGGCGACCCCGACCCCGGCGAGATCGTCTGGACGTGGGTTCCCTTCGAGGAGAACGACGGGCGCGGCAAGGACCGCCCGGTGCTCGTGGTCGCCCGCGAGCCGTCGGGGACGTTCCTCGCCGTGCAGTTGTCCAGCAAGCGGCATGACGGCGATCGGGAGTGGGTGCCGATCGGCAGCGGACCCTGGGACCGGTCGGGCCGCGAGTCGTGGGTGGACGTGGACCGGGTCCTGCGGCTGCACGAGGACGGCATGCGCCGGGAGGCCTGCGCCCTGGACCGTATGCGGTTCAACCTCGTCCGGCACCGGCTGCGGGAGCGCTACGGCTGGAGCTGA
- a CDS encoding TIGR02452 family protein: protein MSARLRGVAQQTEQIVAAGAYRAPDGREVSIAAELRAAREGTRMYGPEPVPVPSTRVTGTRVEVTGESSLEAARRLGGNVAVLNFASARNPGGGYLNGAQAQEEALCRASALYTCLLRARPFYDHHRAHRDPFYTDRVIHSPAVPVFRDDRGRLLDEPYTAGFLTSAAPNAGVVLRTAPERAPELPRALAVRAERVLETAAAHGYRHLVLGAWGCGVFRNDPAQVAGAFRALLAPGGRFTGAFEHVVFGVLDRTPDGAVRGAFEKAFSSSRSAPAAGAGRG from the coding sequence GTGAGCGCGCGCCTGCGCGGTGTCGCCCAGCAGACCGAGCAGATCGTGGCGGCCGGCGCCTACCGGGCGCCGGACGGGCGCGAGGTGTCCATCGCGGCCGAGCTCCGGGCCGCCCGCGAGGGCACGCGCATGTACGGCCCGGAACCGGTGCCGGTGCCCTCCACTCGGGTGACCGGGACACGGGTCGAGGTCACGGGCGAGAGCAGCCTGGAGGCGGCCCGCCGGCTCGGCGGGAACGTGGCCGTACTGAACTTCGCCTCGGCCCGCAACCCAGGCGGCGGCTACCTGAACGGCGCCCAGGCCCAGGAAGAGGCCCTGTGCCGGGCCTCGGCGCTGTACACCTGTCTGCTCCGGGCCCGCCCGTTCTACGACCACCACCGGGCCCACCGCGACCCGTTCTACACGGACCGTGTCATCCACTCACCCGCCGTGCCCGTCTTCCGGGACGACCGGGGCCGCCTGCTGGACGAGCCGTACACCGCGGGCTTCCTGACCTCGGCGGCGCCCAACGCGGGCGTGGTGCTCCGCACGGCACCCGAACGAGCCCCGGAACTGCCGCGGGCCCTCGCCGTCCGCGCCGAACGGGTCCTGGAGACGGCCGCCGCCCACGGCTACCGGCACCTGGTGCTGGGCGCCTGGGGATGCGGCGTCTTCCGCAACGACCCGGCGCAGGTCGCCGGGGCGTTCCGGGCGTTGCTGGCACCCGGCGGGCGCTTCACGGGGGCCTTCGAGCACGTGGTGTTCGGGGTGCTGGACCGGACGCCGGACGGAGCGGTGCGGGGCGCCTTCGAGAAGGCCTTCAGCTCCAGCCGTAGCGCTCCCGCAGCCGGTGCCGGACGAGGTTGA